A DNA window from Parabacteroides johnsonii DSM 18315 contains the following coding sequences:
- a CDS encoding ADP-ribosylglycohydrolase family protein → MIGAIAGDIIGSVYEFDNIKTTVFPFFTKKSNYTDDTIMTVAVTDWLLYGGNLVQVMHRYGREFPCPMGGYGARFGQWLCETNPQPYNSWGNGSAMRVSAVGWAFGSLEKTLQVAEETAAVSHNHPEGIKGAQAVAAAIYLARTGKSKQAIREYIETTFLYDLNFTCDEIRPDYRFNPSCQGTVPEAIVAFLESTDFETAIRLAISLGGDSDTLACITGGIAEAFYGMSEDWKIEVLRRLPEAFVEVVEEFYQKI, encoded by the coding sequence AGCCGGAGATATTATCGGTTCCGTATATGAGTTTGATAATATAAAGACAACGGTTTTTCCGTTCTTTACCAAGAAAAGCAATTATACGGACGACACGATTATGACGGTCGCCGTGACTGACTGGCTATTGTATGGAGGGAATCTCGTGCAAGTTATGCATCGTTATGGCAGGGAGTTTCCGTGTCCGATGGGAGGCTATGGAGCACGTTTCGGGCAATGGCTTTGTGAAACGAATCCACAGCCTTATAACAGTTGGGGGAATGGTTCGGCTATGCGGGTTAGCGCAGTTGGGTGGGCTTTTGGTTCATTGGAAAAAACATTGCAAGTGGCTGAAGAAACGGCTGCCGTTTCCCATAACCATCCGGAAGGGATCAAAGGGGCTCAAGCTGTGGCTGCTGCCATCTATCTGGCTCGTACAGGAAAAAGCAAACAAGCTATCCGAGAATATATTGAAACGACTTTTTTATATGATTTGAATTTTACCTGTGACGAGATCCGGCCGGACTATCGCTTTAACCCAAGTTGTCAGGGAACTGTCCCGGAGGCGATTGTCGCTTTTTTGGAAAGTACGGATTTTGAAACTGCAATCCGTTTGGCCATTTCTCTCGGTGGCGATTCAGACACGTTGGCCTGCATTACGGGAGGAATAGCAGAAGCCTTTTATGGAATGTCCGAAGATTGGAAAATCGAAGTGTTGAGACGGTTGCCAGAGGCTTTTGTCGAAGTTGTTGAAGAATTTTATCAAAAAATATGA